Proteins encoded together in one Orrella marina window:
- a CDS encoding ExbD/TolR family protein: MSSLRSNRRGARRLKNEINVVPYIDVMLVLLVIFMVTAPMITPGVIDLPSVGRAASVPATPIEVQIGQDGQVAWRVREAGSEFQPVARDSLAQTILNAGAPDQPVVIAAHGKVPYESVVNLMDSLRANGVERLGLLVEQRQSESTQAPVQ; encoded by the coding sequence ATGAGTTCTCTTCGCTCCAATAGACGTGGCGCAAGGCGACTAAAGAATGAGATCAATGTCGTGCCTTATATCGACGTGATGCTGGTCCTGCTCGTGATCTTCATGGTCACCGCGCCGATGATCACCCCCGGGGTAATCGATCTTCCAAGCGTTGGTAGGGCGGCATCTGTGCCGGCGACCCCCATAGAGGTCCAGATTGGTCAAGACGGTCAGGTCGCATGGCGTGTAAGAGAAGCTGGTTCGGAGTTCCAGCCAGTTGCCAGAGACAGCCTGGCCCAGACCATTCTGAACGCCGGAGCCCCTGACCAGCCTGTCGTCATCGCCGCTCACGGCAAAGTACCATACGAGTCTGTGGTAAACCTCATGGACAGTCTCCGGGCAAACGGCGTGGAAAGACTTGGATTACTTGTCGAACAGCGTCAAAGCGAAAGCACACAGGCTCCCGTACAGTAA
- the tolA gene encoding cell envelope integrity protein TolA, with amino-acid sequence MEKPGPVTVELWTEGNTQQIARSPDGDDEPQEAPVEEVSEQQEPEQQSEPEQEPPTAVDEQQEPAPEPEPPEPEPEPEPTPPPEPPPVPEPAVPAQSGPSDAEIALEQERKREEERLEKERLAKLEQDRLEKERQAKLEQERLEKERLAKLEQERLEKERQAKLEQERLEKERQAKLEQERLEKERLAKLEQERLEKERLAKLEQERLEKERQAKLEQERLEKERQAKLEQERLEKERQAKLEQERLEKERQAKLEQERLEKERQAKLEQERLEKERQAKLEQERLEKERKAKLEKERLAKEQAEKARQEAARKKAAQEKALRDAFRSDVMGATGIAGGTAAQNRDGGGADAAYAGQIRACIRPNVSFPAPPRSGSSNPVAQYRVQLRNDGNVMSVSLRRSSGNNSFDRAVEIGIRRCSPFPEPPNGRYPTYIDVNYQMYD; translated from the coding sequence ATGGAGAAGCCTGGTCCAGTCACGGTCGAGCTATGGACTGAAGGGAACACGCAACAGATCGCCCGCTCTCCGGATGGAGATGACGAACCACAAGAAGCACCGGTTGAAGAAGTCAGTGAACAACAGGAACCAGAGCAGCAATCTGAGCCTGAACAAGAGCCGCCCACCGCTGTTGACGAACAACAGGAGCCAGCTCCTGAGCCTGAGCCCCCGGAGCCAGAGCCAGAGCCAGAGCCGACACCCCCTCCTGAACCGCCCCCTGTGCCTGAGCCGGCAGTGCCAGCACAATCAGGACCTTCCGACGCTGAAATCGCACTTGAACAGGAGCGTAAGCGAGAAGAGGAGCGTCTGGAGAAAGAGCGTCTCGCCAAGCTGGAACAGGATCGACTCGAGAAAGAGCGTCAGGCCAAGCTTGAGCAGGAGCGACTCGAGAAAGAGCGTCTCGCCAAGCTAGAGCAAGAGCGCCTCGAGAAGGAGCGTCAGGCCAAGCTGGAGCAGGAGCGCCTAGAGAAGGAGCGTCAGGCCAAGCTGGAACAGGAACGCCTAGAGAAAGAGCGTCTCGCCAAGCTGGAACAGGAACGCCTAGAGAAAGAGCGTCTCGCCAAGCTAGAGCAGGAGCGACTCGAGAAAGAACGTCAGGCCAAGCTGGAGCAAGAGCGCCTGGAGAAAGAGCGTCAGGCCAAGCTTGAGCAGGAGCGCCTGGAGAAAGAACGTCAGGCCAAGCTGGAGCAGGAGCGCCTGGAGAAAGAGCGTCAGGCCAAGCTGGAGCAGGAACGACTCGAGAAAGAACGTCAGGCCAAGCTGGAGCAGGAGCGTCTCGAGAAAGAGCGTCAGGCCAAGCTGGAGCAGGAGCGCCTGGAGAAAGAGCGTAAGGCAAAACTTGAGAAGGAGCGCCTTGCCAAGGAACAAGCCGAAAAGGCTCGGCAGGAAGCGGCTCGCAAAAAGGCGGCGCAAGAGAAAGCGTTGCGTGACGCTTTCCGCAGCGACGTAATGGGTGCGACTGGTATTGCGGGAGGCACTGCAGCCCAAAATCGTGACGGCGGTGGAGCGGATGCGGCCTATGCTGGCCAGATCCGAGCGTGCATTAGACCGAATGTTTCGTTTCCTGCCCCTCCTCGCTCGGGTTCAAGCAACCCAGTTGCGCAGTATCGGGTACAGTTAAGAAACGACGGCAATGTAATGAGCGTCAGCCTGCGCCGTAGTTCCGGCAACAACAGTTTTGATAGAGCGGTTGAGATCGGCATACGCCGTTGCTCACCATTCCCTGAGCCACCCAACGGTCGGTACCCGACGTACATTGACGTCAATTACCAGATGTACGACTGA
- the tolB gene encoding Tol-Pal system beta propeller repeat protein TolB: protein MFLFISTAALVSTVHAQLRVDISGTGAQQYPIAVADFTGDPSGRLIAEVIRADLTRSGQFRLINATGTELNADSTIAFDEWRTRGADYVAYGSVSKTADDRFEVRYRLADTTSQTNLDGAAYTGSDRELRRIAHQIADRIYEQITGVPGVFSTRIAYVFKQGNTYELQIADADGQNPQIALRSRDPIISPSWSPDGSKLAYVSFESGKPVVYVHDLAAGRRVPVANFKGNNSAPAWSPDGQTLAVVLTRDGLSQIYLINANDGSNLRRLTRSPLIDTEPVFAPDGQSIFFTSDRSGNPQIYQIPVTGGEARRVTFNGDYNISPRISPDGKNLLVVTKRGNAFRIASIDLATGAETLLTLGPDDQSPSFAPNGKQVIYASKQGGRNMLAGVSSDGRMRQTLSVLNGEIREPTWGPFGVSQSDPPTQTP, encoded by the coding sequence ATGTTTCTGTTTATAAGCACAGCGGCATTGGTTTCAACGGTCCACGCACAGTTACGTGTCGACATTTCCGGTACAGGAGCCCAGCAATACCCCATCGCTGTTGCGGACTTTACTGGGGACCCGTCGGGACGCCTGATTGCCGAGGTGATTCGGGCAGATCTCACCCGGTCAGGCCAGTTCCGGCTCATCAATGCCACAGGCACGGAATTGAACGCAGACTCGACAATTGCATTTGACGAGTGGCGCACACGAGGTGCTGACTACGTGGCCTATGGCTCCGTAAGTAAAACCGCAGATGATCGTTTCGAAGTCCGGTACCGTCTGGCAGACACGACCAGCCAGACCAATCTTGACGGTGCTGCATACACAGGGTCAGATCGCGAGCTCAGACGAATCGCCCATCAGATAGCAGACCGTATCTATGAGCAAATCACCGGCGTTCCCGGCGTTTTTTCAACCAGAATTGCTTATGTGTTCAAGCAAGGAAATACTTACGAACTGCAGATTGCCGACGCAGACGGGCAGAATCCGCAAATCGCCCTGCGCTCGCGTGATCCGATCATCTCCCCTTCATGGTCGCCGGATGGGTCCAAACTCGCCTACGTAAGTTTCGAGTCTGGAAAGCCAGTAGTCTACGTTCATGATCTCGCTGCTGGCCGACGTGTACCTGTTGCAAACTTCAAAGGCAACAACTCAGCGCCAGCCTGGTCTCCGGATGGCCAGACGCTTGCGGTCGTTCTGACCAGAGACGGACTGTCCCAGATATACCTCATTAACGCCAATGACGGCTCAAACCTTCGTCGCCTCACCCGATCACCCTTGATAGACACGGAGCCAGTCTTCGCACCAGATGGACAAAGCATCTTCTTCACCAGCGATCGTTCGGGCAACCCGCAGATCTATCAAATTCCTGTGACAGGCGGCGAGGCTCGCAGAGTTACCTTTAACGGTGACTACAACATCTCACCAAGGATTTCACCAGATGGCAAAAACCTTCTGGTCGTGACCAAGCGAGGCAACGCTTTCAGAATTGCCTCGATCGACCTGGCAACTGGAGCAGAAACCCTGCTCACGCTAGGTCCTGATGACCAATCACCAAGCTTTGCCCCAAATGGCAAGCAGGTTATCTATGCATCCAAGCAGGGAGGACGTAACATGTTAGCTGGGGTATCCAGCGATGGCCGTATGCGGCAGACGTTGTCCGTACTCAATGGGGAGATTCGCGAACCAACTTGGGGCCCATTTGGTGTCTCACAGTCTGATCCCCCAACCCAAACGCCCTGA
- the pal gene encoding peptidoglycan-associated lipoprotein Pal codes for MNSRFAFSLTAAALSLGLAACSTVSLDDPGAGSGPSGSSGGTMDPFNPSSPLAKDRSVYFEFNSFTVEEQYRPTVENHARYLSSNPKQNILIEGNTDIRGGSEYNLALGHRRAEAVRRMMTLMGANDVQIETISFGKEKPRNLANTEAAHAENRRADIVYERQ; via the coding sequence ATGAACTCTCGCTTCGCTTTCTCCCTAACTGCCGCTGCTCTCAGCTTGGGATTAGCGGCATGTAGTACCGTTTCACTGGATGATCCTGGAGCAGGGTCCGGGCCATCTGGGTCAAGTGGCGGTACGATGGATCCTTTCAACCCGAGCAGTCCGCTCGCAAAAGATCGATCAGTCTATTTCGAATTCAACAGTTTCACTGTTGAAGAACAGTACCGCCCTACTGTGGAAAATCACGCTCGTTATCTCAGCAGCAACCCCAAGCAAAACATTCTGATTGAGGGCAATACTGACATCCGTGGTGGTTCGGAATACAACCTTGCATTAGGTCATCGCAGAGCAGAGGCTGTTCGCAGAATGATGACGCTAATGGGTGCAAACGACGTCCAGATCGAGACAATTAGCTTCGGTAAAGAAAAGCCCAGGAACCTGGCAAATACTGAGGCGGCTCACGCCGAAAACCGTCGTGCTGATATTGTTTACGAGCGTCAGTAA
- the ybgF gene encoding tol-pal system protein YbgF: MKRFLACGAVFVVTAVSSQAVWAFTDNEARQAINQLRQQLRVVTETTQQVNIQMSERIDLLELEISRLRAMVEELGGKPPGYSSTQGGAPVERANSVEEQDAFDGAVDLYRQGRVKDAAESLRAFLTLYPNSTLAPTAMFYLGSSQYASKDFRNSIKTLQDMVAKYPEHARAPDALLVVAGSQFELNDRAGTKTTLQQIVSKYGSSAAAQTAKQRLELF, encoded by the coding sequence ATGAAGCGGTTTCTGGCGTGCGGTGCAGTGTTTGTGGTGACGGCTGTTTCATCACAAGCGGTCTGGGCCTTTACCGACAACGAAGCCCGTCAAGCGATCAACCAGTTGCGACAGCAATTGCGTGTTGTTACCGAGACGACGCAACAGGTCAATATCCAGATGTCCGAGCGTATTGATCTGCTTGAACTCGAAATCTCCCGTCTTCGCGCAATGGTCGAAGAACTTGGAGGCAAGCCACCGGGTTACTCCAGTACTCAGGGTGGCGCTCCTGTGGAGCGCGCAAACAGCGTAGAAGAGCAGGACGCATTTGACGGTGCGGTTGACTTATACCGACAAGGTCGAGTGAAAGACGCAGCGGAATCTCTCCGGGCATTCTTGACACTTTATCCGAATAGTACGCTGGCACCGACTGCTATGTTTTACCTGGGTAGTAGCCAGTACGCCAGCAAGGACTTTCGCAATTCAATCAAGACACTTCAAGACATGGTTGCTAAATACCCGGAACATGCACGGGCTCCGGACGCACTCCTTGTCGTCGCTGGCAGCCAGTTCGAACTCAATGATCGCGCAGGAACAAAGACTACGCTTCAACAAATCGTAAGCAAATATGGCTCCTCAGCAGCAGCCCAAACCGCCAAACAGCGACTTGAATTGTTTTAA
- a CDS encoding EamA family transporter — MDADWTWFWVPATIFAAAAQAGRNAIQKSLTAELGTLGATQVRFLFGFPFACLFFLVAWSFTDLSAPSVSWTFVLFTALGALAQIAATALMLAAMKSRDFVVVTVWTKTEPVQVALFGVVVLSDPLGLGTAMSILLATLGVIWMGYKPMSRSAGQPVDIKPVAFGLLAAAAFAVAAVGFRGAILSLPEGNFFFRASWTLVCGLFIQATVLAIWMRVTDPAAWRKCIGAWKISLGGGFLGAAASQGWFIGFALTTAANVRTLGLVEVFFAQMLSRRLFDGSTSRQEKIGMALIILGVAGLLWLQRG, encoded by the coding sequence GTGGATGCTGATTGGACCTGGTTCTGGGTGCCTGCGACGATATTTGCTGCAGCGGCACAAGCGGGCAGGAATGCGATCCAGAAGAGTCTGACAGCGGAGCTTGGTACGCTGGGTGCGACTCAGGTTAGATTTCTTTTTGGGTTTCCATTTGCATGTCTGTTTTTTTTGGTGGCCTGGTCGTTCACTGATTTGAGTGCACCAAGTGTCAGTTGGACATTTGTACTCTTTACCGCTCTAGGTGCCCTGGCACAGATTGCTGCGACGGCTCTCATGCTTGCTGCCATGAAGTCCAGGGATTTTGTAGTTGTGACCGTCTGGACAAAAACCGAGCCTGTTCAGGTGGCCCTGTTCGGCGTGGTTGTTTTAAGCGATCCACTTGGTTTGGGAACAGCTATGTCGATCTTGCTTGCCACTCTCGGAGTCATCTGGATGGGCTACAAGCCGATGTCTCGATCCGCTGGCCAGCCTGTTGATATCAAGCCTGTCGCTTTTGGCTTGCTTGCTGCTGCCGCGTTTGCCGTTGCAGCGGTGGGTTTTCGGGGGGCCATTCTTTCATTACCAGAGGGTAATTTCTTCTTCAGAGCTTCCTGGACATTAGTGTGTGGACTGTTCATTCAGGCGACAGTCCTTGCAATATGGATGCGTGTAACGGATCCCGCCGCCTGGCGTAAATGTATTGGGGCGTGGAAGATATCGCTTGGGGGAGGGTTCCTCGGTGCGGCTGCATCCCAGGGGTGGTTTATTGGTTTCGCACTGACGACTGCAGCGAATGTACGGACACTTGGTTTGGTTGAGGTCTTTTTTGCCCAAATGCTCTCACGACGCTTGTTTGATGGGAGTACAAGCAGGCAGGAGAAAATTGGCATGGCCCTGATTATCCTGGGGGTTGCCGGATTGCTGTGGTTACAGCGTGGTTAG
- the groL gene encoding chaperonin GroEL (60 kDa chaperone family; promotes refolding of misfolded polypeptides especially under stressful conditions; forms two stacked rings of heptamers to form a barrel-shaped 14mer; ends can be capped by GroES; misfolded proteins enter the barrel where they are refolded when GroES binds) — protein MAAKQVYFGDDARSRIVRGVNVLANAVKATLGPKGRNVVLERSFGAPTVTKDGVSVAKEIELKDKFENIGAQLVKEVASKTSDTAGDGTTTATVLAQSIVVEGLKYVAAGINPMDLKRGIDKAVAAAVGELAKLSKPCTTTKEIAQVGSISANSDHSIGKIIADAMDKVGKEGVITVEDGKSLDNELDVVEGMQFDRGYLSPYFINNAEKQVSALEDPYVLIFDKKISNIRDLLPILEQVAKSSRPLLIIAEDVEGEALATLVVNNIRGILKTTAVKAPGFGDRRKAMLEDIAILTGGTVISEETGLSLEKATLEELGQAKRIEVGKENTTIIDGAGDAKSIEARVKQIRAQIEEASSDYDREKLQERVAKLAGGVAVIRVGAATEVEMKEKKARVEDALHATRAAVEEGIVPGGGVALIRARSAVEKVKGDNADQEAGVRLVLRAVEEPLRTIVSNAGDEPSVVVNAVAAGSGNFGYNAATGEYGDLVDQGVLDPTKVTRTALQNAASVASLLLTTEVAVCEIAEDKPAAMPGGDMGGMGGMGGMGGMGF, from the coding sequence ATGGCTGCAAAGCAAGTCTATTTTGGTGACGACGCACGCTCGCGTATCGTTCGCGGTGTCAACGTACTCGCCAATGCAGTGAAGGCCACCCTCGGCCCCAAAGGTCGTAACGTGGTGCTCGAGCGTTCTTTTGGTGCTCCTACTGTCACCAAGGATGGTGTATCGGTTGCCAAAGAAATCGAACTGAAGGACAAGTTCGAGAACATTGGTGCCCAGCTCGTCAAGGAAGTCGCTTCCAAGACATCCGACACGGCCGGTGACGGTACCACCACTGCAACCGTACTGGCTCAGTCCATCGTTGTAGAAGGTCTGAAGTACGTTGCCGCTGGCATCAATCCGATGGATCTCAAGCGTGGTATCGACAAAGCGGTTGCTGCAGCTGTTGGCGAACTGGCCAAGCTGTCCAAGCCTTGCACCACCACCAAGGAGATCGCTCAGGTTGGGTCTATCTCTGCCAACAGCGATCACTCGATCGGCAAGATCATCGCTGACGCGATGGACAAAGTCGGTAAAGAGGGCGTCATCACGGTCGAGGACGGCAAGTCGCTCGACAACGAACTTGATGTTGTTGAAGGTATGCAGTTTGACCGCGGCTACCTTTCCCCATACTTCATCAACAATGCAGAGAAGCAGGTTTCCGCTCTGGAAGATCCCTATGTTCTTATCTTTGACAAGAAGATCAGTAACATCCGTGATCTGCTGCCTATCCTTGAGCAGGTTGCCAAGTCCAGCCGTCCGCTGCTGATTATTGCGGAAGATGTTGAAGGCGAAGCCCTTGCAACGCTGGTTGTGAACAACATCCGTGGCATTCTGAAGACAACGGCTGTCAAAGCACCTGGTTTCGGCGATCGTCGCAAGGCCATGCTCGAAGACATCGCTATCCTGACTGGCGGTACCGTGATTTCCGAGGAAACCGGTCTGTCGCTTGAGAAAGCAACGCTCGAAGAGCTTGGTCAGGCCAAGCGCATTGAAGTCGGTAAAGAAAACACCACCATCATTGACGGTGCTGGTGACGCCAAGTCGATTGAAGCTCGTGTCAAACAGATTCGTGCTCAGATCGAGGAAGCAAGCTCCGACTACGACCGCGAGAAGCTGCAGGAGCGCGTTGCCAAGCTGGCAGGTGGTGTTGCTGTCATTCGCGTTGGTGCTGCAACTGAAGTCGAAATGAAAGAGAAGAAAGCTCGCGTTGAAGATGCCCTGCACGCAACTCGTGCTGCCGTGGAAGAAGGGATTGTTCCTGGCGGCGGCGTTGCACTGATCCGTGCTCGCTCAGCTGTTGAGAAAGTCAAGGGCGATAATGCTGATCAGGAAGCAGGTGTCCGTCTGGTTCTGCGTGCAGTTGAAGAGCCTCTGCGTACGATCGTATCGAACGCTGGTGATGAGCCGAGCGTTGTTGTGAACGCAGTTGCTGCCGGTAGCGGTAATTTTGGTTACAACGCAGCAACCGGTGAGTACGGTGATCTGGTTGATCAGGGCGTTCTTGATCCAACCAAAGTGACTCGTACCGCGCTGCAGAACGCTGCATCGGTTGCGAGCCTGTTGCTGACAACTGAAGTTGCAGTTTGCGAGATCGCTGAAGACAAGCCTGCCGCAATGCCTGGTGGCGATATGGGCGGTATGGGTGGTATGGGTGGTATGGGCGGTATGGGCTTCTAA
- a CDS encoding co-chaperone GroES, with product MALRPLHDRVIVKRLDNERKTASGIVIPESAAEKPDQGEVIAVGPGKRGDDGNPQALDVKVGDKVLFGKYAGQSVKVDGEEVLVIREEEILAVIS from the coding sequence ATGGCCCTGCGTCCTCTGCACGATCGTGTGATCGTCAAACGTCTGGACAACGAGCGTAAAACCGCCTCGGGTATCGTCATTCCTGAAAGCGCCGCTGAAAAGCCTGATCAAGGCGAAGTCATCGCTGTCGGTCCTGGCAAGCGCGGCGACGACGGCAACCCACAGGCTTTGGACGTCAAAGTTGGCGACAAAGTCCTGTTCGGAAAATATGCCGGTCAGTCAGTGAAAGTCGACGGTGAAGAAGTGCTCGTCATCCGCGAAGAAGAAATCCTGGCAGTGATCAGCTGA
- a CDS encoding phosphorylase family protein: MERLLIVTALPQELDHAPIPYEHPVVFTGIGKLNAAVTLMDAISKHSPAMVINFGTAGRLSAHASGLVEVAEVIQRDMDAEPLSPRGTTPFDETPTTIASGFEGVRCGTGDSFMRSTDSWLLDQQVDIVDMELFALALVCHRRGVAWRSFKYITDDTDENAGRDWMERIHHGRALFLKKLTEIGST, encoded by the coding sequence ATGGAACGACTACTAATCGTGACAGCATTACCGCAGGAACTCGACCACGCCCCGATACCCTATGAGCACCCGGTCGTTTTCACCGGGATCGGAAAGCTCAATGCTGCCGTCACGCTGATGGATGCAATCTCAAAGCACAGCCCGGCAATGGTTATCAACTTCGGTACTGCTGGCCGCCTTTCGGCACACGCATCAGGACTGGTCGAGGTCGCCGAAGTGATCCAGCGAGACATGGACGCCGAGCCACTCTCCCCTAGAGGGACAACTCCCTTTGACGAGACCCCCACGACCATTGCATCCGGCTTCGAGGGGGTACGCTGCGGAACAGGTGACAGCTTCATGAGATCCACCGACTCATGGCTCCTTGATCAACAAGTCGACATCGTGGACATGGAATTGTTTGCACTGGCGCTCGTCTGCCATCGGCGTGGTGTTGCGTGGCGTTCTTTCAAGTACATCACTGATGATACCGACGAGAATGCTGGCCGAGACTGGATGGAGCGGATTCACCATGGGAGAGCCCTGTTTCTGAAGAAGCTGACAGAAATCGGCAGCACCTGA
- a CDS encoding cupin domain-containing protein, with translation MKAWARYSAHRYILNRHDPGEHMNPEAQKLIEKFDLLAHPEGGYYRENYRAPLRVKSQAHHGERAAFTSIYFLLVGSQYSAWHRVSSDESWFFHAGCDLELMTLPSPSVKPTDTLKIQSIGPQSGSFELTVPAGTWFAARPVDPSGFTLVSCVVGPGFEFEDFELATSKQLIEEGCELHPDWNFIIQFLSTSSPRES, from the coding sequence ATGAAAGCCTGGGCACGATATTCTGCGCACAGGTATATCCTGAACCGACATGACCCGGGCGAACACATGAATCCAGAAGCACAAAAGCTGATCGAGAAGTTTGATTTACTGGCTCATCCTGAGGGCGGTTACTACCGCGAGAATTATCGTGCTCCGCTGCGCGTGAAATCCCAAGCACACCATGGCGAGCGGGCAGCATTCACCAGCATTTATTTCCTGCTAGTTGGTTCCCAGTACTCGGCGTGGCACCGAGTCAGCTCGGACGAAAGCTGGTTCTTTCACGCAGGCTGCGACCTTGAGCTGATGACACTCCCCTCGCCCTCCGTGAAGCCAACCGATACACTCAAGATTCAGTCGATCGGACCGCAAAGTGGCTCCTTCGAACTAACCGTGCCGGCGGGCACGTGGTTTGCAGCCAGACCGGTCGATCCTTCAGGATTCACGCTGGTCAGCTGTGTTGTCGGCCCCGGGTTTGAGTTCGAAGACTTCGAACTGGCAACCAGCAAGCAACTTATAGAAGAGGGGTGCGAGCTGCATCCTGACTGGAACTTCATCATTCAGTTTCTGTCCACCTCGTCGCCACGCGAGTCATAG
- a CDS encoding adenosine deaminase has translation MIKTTEEIEQQSRLMSFLREMPKAELHIHIEGSLEPELIFALAERNGMRLVYPDVQTLKAGYAFKDLQSFLDIYYAGASVLRTAQDFEDMAWAYFLRAKADGVVRTELFFDPQTHTSRGVPLKACFAGLREACRRARTKLGISADLILCFLRHLSEEDAMSTLDDALAFRNDFIGIGLDSSEKGNPPEKFARVYARCRELGLRLVAHAGEEGPADYIESALDVLKVERIDHGVQSIHSPALMLRLSQTKIPLTVCPLSNVKLCVFRDLADHPLAQMLDAGLCVTINSDDPAYFGGYLLDNYVQTFRALNLGMEHAYQLARNSLLASFASDSDKQHWITALNHAYQDKK, from the coding sequence ATGATCAAGACTACAGAAGAAATTGAGCAGCAGTCCCGACTGATGTCCTTTCTGCGGGAAATGCCCAAAGCCGAACTTCACATTCATATAGAAGGCTCACTCGAGCCTGAGCTCATTTTTGCATTGGCTGAACGCAACGGTATGAGGCTCGTCTACCCCGACGTGCAGACACTGAAAGCAGGCTATGCATTCAAAGACTTGCAAAGTTTTCTGGACATCTACTATGCGGGAGCCAGCGTTCTGAGAACGGCCCAGGATTTTGAGGATATGGCATGGGCATACTTTTTACGCGCCAAAGCCGATGGTGTTGTTCGCACTGAGCTTTTCTTTGACCCACAAACGCACACATCCAGAGGTGTTCCGTTAAAGGCATGCTTCGCAGGTCTGCGCGAAGCGTGTCGACGCGCGCGTACCAAGCTAGGCATCAGTGCCGACTTGATTCTGTGTTTCCTGCGTCACCTTTCTGAGGAGGATGCCATGTCGACACTCGATGATGCTCTGGCTTTCCGGAACGACTTTATCGGCATCGGACTGGACTCCAGTGAGAAGGGGAACCCCCCGGAAAAGTTTGCTCGCGTTTACGCAAGATGTCGCGAACTCGGACTACGTCTTGTTGCACACGCTGGCGAAGAAGGACCTGCCGATTACATTGAATCAGCGCTTGACGTTCTGAAGGTTGAGCGCATTGATCACGGCGTTCAATCCATCCACTCCCCTGCACTGATGCTGCGACTCTCGCAGACGAAAATCCCCTTGACCGTGTGCCCGTTGTCCAATGTAAAGCTTTGTGTGTTTCGTGATCTAGCGGATCACCCACTTGCACAGATGCTGGATGCCGGTCTTTGTGTAACGATTAATTCTGATGATCCTGCGTACTTTGGCGGCTATTTGCTGGACAACTACGTACAGACTTTTCGGGCTCTGAATCTTGGTATGGAGCACGCCTATCAGCTCGCTAGAAACAGCCTGCTTGCATCATTTGCATCTGATTCAGACAAGCAACACTGGATCACTGCACTGAATCACGCCTATCAAGACAAAAAGTAA
- a CDS encoding LysE family translocator, protein MFVPFLIAAIVLAVTPGPGVTYVIARTIAGGRTEGLASCAGTAVGGMVHVLAAAAGLSIVLAKSAVVFGVLKYLGALYLLYLGVRILLKRNETFSIRSQASHGARKAFLEGVLVEGLNVKTALFFVAFLPQFVSMQAPLAPQLFVLGSICVLLNTMVDLIAVFGADRMLRKSAVRATRARLLNRLSGFTMIGLGAYLALAERDS, encoded by the coding sequence ATGTTTGTTCCGTTTCTGATCGCTGCTATCGTACTTGCGGTCACACCTGGGCCGGGTGTGACCTATGTAATTGCGCGTACGATTGCTGGCGGACGCACTGAGGGACTGGCATCATGTGCAGGGACAGCAGTTGGTGGCATGGTACATGTTCTTGCCGCGGCGGCGGGCTTATCGATCGTGCTGGCTAAATCTGCTGTCGTTTTCGGAGTGCTGAAGTACCTAGGTGCACTCTACTTGCTTTATCTGGGAGTCCGAATACTGCTCAAGAGGAATGAGACATTCAGCATTCGCTCTCAGGCGTCTCATGGTGCCAGGAAAGCGTTCCTTGAGGGAGTTCTCGTCGAAGGATTGAACGTCAAGACTGCACTGTTCTTTGTTGCTTTCCTGCCCCAGTTCGTTTCTATGCAAGCGCCTCTTGCCCCTCAGCTTTTTGTTCTGGGTAGCATCTGTGTGCTGCTTAACACAATGGTTGATCTGATAGCGGTCTTCGGTGCAGACCGGATGTTGAGAAAGAGCGCTGTTCGTGCCACCCGGGCCAGGCTGCTGAATCGGCTTTCCGGCTTCACCATGATCGGGCTGGGAGCATATCTCGCGCTGGCTGAACGCGACAGTTGA
- a CDS encoding tautomerase family protein — MPILNIKIPTGHSTEQKKNLLKGLTDAVVASLAAPLPSIRVTIEEVAPDHTIVAGEIGKPMTLITAVLIVGRTPELKAALIKALAESVQATIGISIDDTRVVIQDIERTDLGVAGGISAKAAGR; from the coding sequence ATGCCCATTCTGAACATCAAGATCCCTACCGGTCATTCAACTGAACAGAAGAAGAATCTTCTAAAGGGACTGACTGACGCTGTTGTGGCAAGTCTTGCTGCACCATTGCCATCGATTCGTGTCACGATCGAAGAGGTGGCGCCCGACCACACAATCGTGGCCGGTGAAATCGGGAAGCCGATGACGCTGATCACGGCTGTCCTGATCGTTGGGCGAACGCCTGAGTTGAAAGCAGCTCTGATCAAGGCGCTTGCCGAGAGTGTTCAAGCGACGATTGGCATATCGATTGATGACACTCGAGTGGTTATTCAGGACATTGAAAGAACCGATCTCGGTGTTGCCGGTGGCATCAGCGCCAAGGCTGCGGGACGCTAA